One Rhizobiales bacterium GAS188 DNA window includes the following coding sequences:
- a CDS encoding TRAP transporter solute receptor, TAXI family produces the protein MIIARAWGGCAIGGLIITPESRRTPGTLPARLLRSPFLWVPAAVLAAVLLAWGMRFIARPTVLRIAVGPEGSADVKLISDLAVQMARVKTRSLKLKLIKTTDVAQSAAALDAGRADLAVVRSDVSMSATGLTVAILHRNAVAFIAPRTSSVRNIADLDKKRVGILRATLENEHLLEQLLSEYGIAAQSVTQVPLEPEGLASAIRDRRIDAVMVVAPPSGTLMNAAVEAVASASKGEPVFVEVKEAEAIAERKPVYESHEIVNGLFGRNPPRPKASFKTLAVSYRLVASRDLEDYVVSDFTRRLFTLRMALSFDSSFADHIEKPDTDNDTALPLHPGAAAYFDGNEKSFFDRYDDWFYLGAMGLSGLVSGLAALIASARAWTRRGTLSAIDELIHIRVAARNAKDEAALEAAETAVAEISTVALRQARDGRIDDAGLSALSLAMDECRQAIADRRVRLAAQVASPLATDAAAVAPFTLS, from the coding sequence ATGATCATTGCGAGGGCGTGGGGCGGCTGCGCGATCGGAGGATTGATCATCACCCCCGAAAGTCGGAGGACACCCGGCACATTGCCGGCTCGCCTCTTGCGCTCGCCATTTCTATGGGTTCCGGCCGCCGTGCTCGCCGCGGTGCTGCTGGCCTGGGGCATGCGCTTCATCGCTCGGCCGACCGTGCTGCGCATCGCGGTCGGTCCGGAAGGGAGCGCCGACGTCAAGCTGATCTCGGACCTCGCCGTCCAGATGGCGCGCGTCAAGACGCGCAGCCTCAAGCTGAAATTGATCAAGACCACCGATGTGGCGCAGAGCGCCGCCGCGCTCGATGCCGGGCGCGCCGATCTCGCCGTGGTGCGCAGCGACGTGTCGATGTCGGCGACCGGGCTCACCGTCGCCATCCTGCATCGCAACGCCGTCGCCTTCATCGCTCCACGCACATCGTCGGTGCGCAACATCGCCGATCTCGACAAGAAGCGGGTCGGCATCTTGCGGGCGACGCTCGAGAACGAGCATCTGCTCGAGCAGCTCCTGTCGGAATACGGCATCGCGGCGCAATCGGTGACGCAGGTGCCTCTGGAGCCCGAAGGTCTCGCCTCCGCCATCCGCGACCGGCGCATCGACGCCGTGATGGTGGTCGCCCCGCCCTCGGGCACTTTGATGAACGCGGCCGTGGAGGCGGTCGCTTCGGCCTCCAAGGGCGAGCCGGTTTTCGTCGAGGTGAAGGAGGCCGAGGCGATCGCCGAGCGCAAGCCGGTCTATGAATCCCATGAGATCGTCAACGGGCTCTTCGGCCGCAATCCGCCGCGCCCCAAGGCGAGCTTCAAGACGCTCGCCGTCAGCTATCGGCTCGTCGCCAGCCGCGACCTCGAGGACTACGTCGTCTCGGACTTCACGCGCCGCCTCTTCACCTTGAGGATGGCGTTGAGCTTCGACAGCTCCTTCGCAGACCATATCGAGAAGCCCGACACGGACAACGACACCGCCTTGCCGCTGCATCCGGGCGCCGCGGCCTATTTCGACGGCAACGAGAAATCCTTCTTCGACCGCTATGATGACTGGTTCTATCTCGGCGCCATGGGGCTCAGCGGCCTCGTCTCCGGCCTCGCGGCCCTGATCGCCTCGGCGAGAGCCTGGACGCGCCGCGGCACGCTCTCGGCGATCGACGAGCTCATCCATATTCGCGTGGCCGCGCGCAACGCCAAGGATGAAGCGGCGCTCGAGGCGGCGGAGACGGCAGTGGCCGAGATCTCGACCGTGGCGCTGCGCCAGGCGCGCGACGGACGCATTGACGATGCCGGCCTCTCGGCGCTCAGCCTCGCCATGGATGAGTGCCGCCAGGCGATCGCCGACCGCCGTGTCCGGCTCGCGGCGCAAGTCGCGAGCCCGCTCGCCACGGACGCCGCCGCCGTCGCGCCGTTCACCCTATCCTGA
- a CDS encoding methylated-DNA-[protein]-cysteine S-methyltransferase, giving the protein MTAKPLEHFHVDRVATPIGTALLVTDQEGVLRCLDWEDHEDRMRVLLRRHYGPLTLSDGPAPASIRLPLERYFAGELAALAEIPWRTKGTEFQRSVWNALTRIPVGETLSYGRLAAHLGKPDAMRAVGLANGANPVGVVVPCHRVIGADGSLTGYGGGLHRKRWLLAHEGAIKSAELAL; this is encoded by the coding sequence ATGACCGCAAAGCCGCTTGAGCATTTCCATGTCGACCGCGTCGCGACGCCGATCGGCACGGCGCTGCTGGTCACCGACCAGGAGGGTGTGCTGCGCTGCCTCGATTGGGAGGACCATGAGGACCGCATGCGGGTGCTCCTGCGCCGCCATTATGGCCCGCTCACCCTGTCGGACGGGCCCGCGCCAGCCTCGATCCGACTGCCGCTCGAACGCTATTTCGCAGGTGAGCTCGCGGCACTCGCCGAGATCCCCTGGCGCACCAAGGGCACCGAGTTCCAGCGCTCGGTCTGGAACGCTCTCACCCGTATTCCGGTCGGCGAGACGTTGAGCTATGGGCGGCTCGCCGCGCATCTCGGCAAGCCGGACGCGATGCGCGCCGTAGGCCTTGCCAACGGCGCCAACCCGGTCGGCGTCGTCGTGCCCTGCCATCGCGTCATCGGGGCCGACGGCTCGCTGACCGGCTATGGAGGCGGCCTGCATCGCAAGCGCTGGCTCCTCGCCCATGAAGGGGCGATCAAGAGCGCCGAGCTTGCTTTGTGA
- a CDS encoding DNA-3-methyladenine glycosylase II — protein MDMDAQACYRAISTRDARFDGRLFVGVKTTGIYCRPICPARTPRFENVLFYATAAAAQTAGFRPCLRCRPETSPQLAFWRGTSNTVSRALSLIEAGGLDDSDVERLALRLGVGGRQLRRLFHQHLGASPLAVAQTRRVLLAKQLIHDTQLPMTEVAHAAGFGSVRRFNETFQRLFGRPPLSLRRKTAQDEPAEAMRPLSVSLSYRPPYDFDAMLEFLEARAIPGVEEVSAGRYARSIAIGHDHGVLTVEPDTRHRLKVSIRFPRLSALATIIARIRRVFDLAADPAVIGAHLSQDPLLAPLVAARPGLRVPGGWDGFELAVRAILGQQITVLAATGLAGKLVRAHGIALRNELSSPFMSITHVFPPPERLVTADLAALGMPKPRALALSSLAAAVVADPDIFGPASGLEEAIAKLRSLAGIGEWTAQYIAMRELREPDAFPAADIGLMRALTDPSGRRPGPAELVARAETWRPWRAYAALHLWAYEARNPKLSSDKIQDRSDDRKAA, from the coding sequence ATGGATATGGACGCACAGGCCTGCTACCGCGCCATCTCGACACGCGATGCGCGCTTCGACGGGCGCCTTTTCGTCGGGGTCAAGACGACCGGCATCTATTGCCGGCCGATCTGCCCGGCGCGCACGCCGAGATTCGAGAACGTGCTGTTTTACGCAACGGCCGCCGCCGCCCAGACGGCGGGCTTTCGCCCCTGCCTGCGTTGCCGCCCGGAAACCTCGCCACAGCTTGCCTTCTGGCGCGGCACCTCGAATACCGTCTCGCGGGCTCTCAGCCTGATCGAGGCCGGCGGGCTCGACGACAGCGATGTGGAACGTCTCGCCTTGCGCCTCGGCGTCGGGGGGCGGCAATTGCGGCGCCTGTTCCACCAGCATCTCGGCGCCTCGCCGCTCGCCGTCGCCCAGACGCGGCGCGTGCTGCTCGCCAAGCAGCTGATCCATGATACGCAGCTGCCGATGACGGAGGTCGCGCATGCGGCGGGTTTCGGCAGCGTCAGGCGCTTCAACGAGACCTTCCAGCGTCTGTTCGGCCGGCCGCCGCTCAGCCTCAGGCGCAAGACGGCGCAAGATGAGCCCGCCGAGGCGATGCGCCCTCTTTCGGTCAGCCTCAGCTATCGCCCGCCTTACGATTTCGACGCCATGCTGGAATTCCTCGAGGCGCGCGCCATTCCTGGTGTCGAGGAGGTGTCGGCCGGCCGCTATGCGCGCAGCATTGCCATCGGCCACGACCATGGCGTGCTCACGGTCGAGCCCGATACCCGCCATCGCCTGAAGGTCAGCATCCGCTTCCCGCGGCTTTCTGCGCTCGCGACCATCATTGCGCGCATCCGCCGGGTCTTCGATCTCGCGGCCGATCCGGCGGTGATCGGGGCGCATCTGAGCCAGGATCCATTGCTGGCGCCCTTGGTGGCGGCGAGGCCGGGCCTCAGAGTGCCGGGCGGCTGGGACGGCTTCGAGCTCGCGGTGCGGGCGATCCTCGGCCAGCAGATCACGGTGCTTGCCGCCACCGGACTTGCCGGCAAGCTGGTGCGCGCCCATGGCATTGCGCTGCGCAACGAGCTCAGCTCGCCCTTCATGAGCATCACCCATGTGTTTCCGCCGCCGGAGCGGCTGGTGACGGCCGATCTCGCGGCGCTCGGCATGCCGAAACCGCGGGCGCTCGCCCTTTCGTCGCTGGCGGCGGCAGTGGTCGCCGATCCCGACATCTTCGGCCCGGCCTCCGGGCTCGAGGAGGCGATCGCCAAGCTCCGATCGCTTGCGGGCATCGGCGAATGGACGGCGCAGTACATCGCCATGCGGGAGCTGCGCGAGCCCGATGCCTTCCCGGCCGCCGATATCGGCCTGATGCGGGCCCTCACCGACCCGTCGGGGCGAAGGCCTGGCCCCGCCGAGCTCGTCGCCAGGGCCGAAACCTGGCGACCCTGGCGCGCCTATGCGGCGCTGCATCTTTGGGCTTACGAGGCAAGAAACCCGAAACTTTCCAGCGACAAGATCCAAGACCGAAGCGATGACCGCAAAGCCGCTTGA
- a CDS encoding transcriptional regulator, GntR family yields the protein MSRPPAYAIWSHFAPSRGSPLSIQEQLVRFFRQEVAKGALRPGTRVPASRALAQELGLARGTVSNVYERLAAEGFLVTRHGFGTIVAGQPAEPKRRDGAGARAGSQPRRDFAGSRRALELMTARSVATRATWPLTPGVPALDAFPFALWARLNARFHRRQSADDLAYGEPLGYRPLREAIAGYVGAARGITCTADEVLVTTGTQSATYIAALTIADPGERAWIEDPGYNGTRLALRLADLKSVPVRVDEEGLDVADGQRLDAQAKLVQTRLAIVSPSHQFPTGVVMSLTRRLALIDWAEAAGAYVIEDDYDSEFRYDGEPIASLKALDGRHGRVIYVGTLSKVLAPGLRLGFLIVPDHLIDAARAVRSALDRQVSLPLQATVSEFIGNGHLGAHIRKLRAVYAERRHALLEALDTLGRGLFRVSGAATGVHVLGGLPPSIDDVAVARRARARQIGVEPLSFYRVGPDTQPRPALLLGFANTPPVILRAAVADVVSIIADEPARRLVRASVSS from the coding sequence ATGTCGCGACCGCCCGCCTACGCCATCTGGAGCCATTTCGCGCCCTCCCGCGGCTCGCCGCTGTCGATCCAGGAGCAGCTGGTGCGCTTCTTCCGTCAGGAAGTGGCGAAAGGCGCCCTTCGCCCGGGCACGCGCGTCCCGGCGAGCCGGGCGCTGGCCCAGGAATTGGGGCTCGCCCGCGGCACGGTGTCGAACGTCTATGAACGCCTCGCCGCCGAGGGCTTCCTCGTCACCCGCCATGGCTTCGGCACCATCGTCGCCGGCCAGCCGGCCGAGCCGAAGCGCCGGGACGGCGCCGGCGCGCGCGCAGGATCACAACCAAGACGGGACTTTGCCGGATCGCGCCGGGCGCTCGAATTGATGACGGCCCGCAGCGTCGCGACGCGGGCAACCTGGCCGCTGACGCCCGGTGTGCCGGCGCTCGACGCCTTTCCGTTCGCGCTCTGGGCGAGGCTCAATGCCAGGTTCCATCGCCGCCAGAGCGCCGACGATCTCGCTTACGGCGAGCCGCTCGGCTATCGCCCCTTGCGGGAAGCGATCGCCGGCTATGTCGGGGCGGCGCGCGGCATCACCTGCACGGCCGATGAGGTGCTGGTCACCACCGGCACGCAATCGGCGACCTATATCGCGGCCCTCACTATCGCGGATCCGGGCGAGCGCGCCTGGATCGAGGATCCGGGCTATAACGGCACGCGGCTCGCCCTGCGCCTTGCCGATCTCAAATCCGTGCCGGTCCGCGTCGACGAAGAGGGCCTCGACGTCGCCGATGGCCAGCGTCTCGATGCGCAAGCCAAGCTCGTCCAAACAAGGCTCGCGATCGTGTCCCCCTCGCATCAATTCCCGACCGGCGTCGTCATGTCGCTGACGCGTCGTCTCGCCCTCATCGACTGGGCGGAAGCCGCCGGCGCCTATGTGATCGAGGACGATTACGACAGCGAGTTCCGTTATGACGGCGAGCCCATCGCCTCGCTCAAGGCGCTTGATGGCCGGCACGGACGGGTGATCTATGTGGGCACGCTGAGCAAAGTGCTGGCGCCGGGATTGCGGCTCGGCTTCCTGATCGTTCCGGACCACCTGATAGACGCGGCGCGTGCCGTGCGCAGCGCGCTCGATCGGCAGGTGTCGTTGCCGCTGCAGGCGACCGTCTCGGAGTTCATCGGCAACGGACATCTCGGCGCTCATATCCGCAAGCTGCGCGCCGTCTATGCGGAGCGGCGGCACGCTTTGCTCGAGGCGCTCGACACCCTCGGCCGCGGCCTGTTCCGGGTCTCGGGCGCCGCGACCGGCGTGCATGTGCTCGGCGGCTTGCCGCCTTCCATCGACGATGTCGCGGTGGCGCGACGGGCGCGGGCGCGCCAGATCGGGGTCGAGCCGCTCAGTTTCTATCGGGTCGGCCCGGACACGCAGCCGCGACCCGCCTTGCTGCTCGGCTTCGCCAACACGCCTCCCGTGATCTTGCGCGCCGCGGTCGCCGATGTCGTCTCGATCATCGCCGATGAACCGGCAAGGCGCCTCGTGCGGGCGAGCGTCTCGTCATAG
- a CDS encoding Pimeloyl-ACP methyl ester carboxylesterase — MKCQLDDLEVHYVSLGEGRPIVFIHGWSMDHHVELADYEPIFGRRAGWQRIYFDLPGMGVTPTRDWISDQDRILDVVLGFIDHVVGGQRFVLAGTSLGAYLACAVLHKRARGIDGLLLRVPCLVPDDSKRTRPAFRPLIEDAQLMAWLGAAEAAELGEILVQSHDHIEARRDKLRNRVQPAERAAASICADIRRDPARYALSFDVNALPEPFNPPTLIMAGRQDTSVGYRDAWSVLENFPRATFAVLDRADHGFPLDQKRLFAALVEDWLDRVEEALGGVDR; from the coding sequence ATGAAATGCCAGCTCGACGATCTTGAGGTCCATTACGTCAGCCTCGGCGAAGGGCGCCCGATCGTCTTCATCCATGGCTGGTCCATGGACCATCATGTCGAGCTTGCCGATTACGAACCGATCTTCGGCCGACGCGCCGGCTGGCAGCGCATCTATTTCGACTTGCCCGGGATGGGCGTGACCCCGACGCGGGACTGGATCAGCGATCAGGATCGGATCCTCGACGTGGTGCTCGGCTTCATCGACCACGTCGTTGGCGGACAGCGCTTCGTCCTCGCCGGGACTTCGCTCGGCGCTTATCTCGCCTGCGCCGTGCTGCATAAGCGCGCCCGCGGTATCGACGGCCTGCTGCTGCGCGTTCCGTGCCTCGTTCCCGACGATTCCAAGCGCACACGCCCGGCCTTCCGGCCGCTCATCGAGGATGCGCAGCTTATGGCCTGGCTCGGCGCCGCGGAGGCGGCCGAGCTCGGCGAGATCCTGGTGCAAAGCCATGATCATATCGAGGCGCGGCGCGACAAGCTGCGCAACCGCGTCCAACCGGCCGAGCGCGCCGCCGCGAGCATCTGCGCCGATATCCGCCGCGATCCCGCCCGTTACGCGCTGAGCTTCGACGTCAATGCGCTGCCTGAGCCCTTCAATCCTCCCACTCTGATCATGGCGGGTCGCCAGGATACTTCGGTCGGCTATCGCGACGCCTGGTCGGTCCTCGAGAATTTCCCGCGCGCCACTTTCGCGGTGCTGGACCGGGCCGATCATGGCTTTCCGCTCGACCAGAAGCGGCTATTCGCGGCGCTGGTCGAGGATTGGCTCGATCGTGTCGAGGAAGCCCTCGGCGGCGTGGATCGATGA
- a CDS encoding 2-polyprenyl-6-methoxyphenol hydroxylase, with protein sequence MRVIIAGGGIGGLAAGLMLHARGIPCDVFEQGSEIRELGVGINTLPHAIKELAEIGLLERLDHVGIRTHELTYANRFGQEIWREPRGTDAGFPYPQFSIHRGRLQKVLHQALRARIGDSHIHTGCRLGSWRQDEAGVTAWFFNRDGSHVHTAQGDVLVGADGIHSALRAALAPQEGPPAWNGIMLWRGALDWPQFLDGRSMIVAGGMSAKLVLYPIGHGQRPETRLTNWAVAAKIGEGGAPPRKEDWSRPGRLEEVLPHARRFAIPGVDVVHLIEATPEFYEYPMCDRDPLPRWSQGRVTLLGDAAHPMYPVGSNGASQAILDARCLADCLVRGDHPAQALLAYEQERVPMTAEIIRLNRKGGPEGVIDAVEALAPDGFQRIEDVLSHERRKAIVRGYASTAGFAKEQVARSATPAAPPEPANSNRAA encoded by the coding sequence ATGCGCGTCATCATCGCCGGCGGCGGCATCGGAGGGCTGGCGGCAGGGCTCATGCTGCATGCGCGCGGCATCCCTTGCGATGTCTTCGAGCAAGGCAGCGAGATCCGCGAGCTCGGCGTCGGCATCAACACGCTGCCGCATGCGATCAAGGAGCTCGCCGAGATCGGCCTGCTCGAGCGGCTCGACCATGTCGGCATCCGCACTCATGAGCTCACTTACGCCAATCGTTTCGGCCAGGAGATCTGGCGCGAGCCGCGCGGCACCGATGCCGGCTTTCCCTATCCGCAATTCTCCATCCATCGCGGGCGCCTGCAGAAGGTGCTGCACCAGGCGTTGCGGGCCCGCATCGGCGACAGCCATATCCATACGGGTTGCCGGCTCGGGAGCTGGCGCCAGGACGAAGCGGGCGTCACCGCCTGGTTCTTCAACCGCGACGGCTCCCATGTGCACACGGCGCAAGGGGATGTGCTGGTCGGGGCGGACGGCATCCATTCAGCCTTGCGCGCAGCGCTGGCGCCGCAAGAAGGCCCACCCGCCTGGAACGGCATCATGCTCTGGCGCGGCGCGCTCGACTGGCCGCAATTCCTCGACGGCCGCTCGATGATCGTCGCGGGCGGCATGAGCGCGAAGCTCGTCCTCTATCCGATCGGCCATGGCCAGCGCCCGGAGACGCGGCTCACCAATTGGGCCGTCGCTGCCAAGATCGGGGAGGGCGGCGCCCCGCCCCGCAAGGAAGATTGGTCGCGGCCCGGACGGCTGGAGGAGGTGCTGCCGCATGCCCGCAGATTCGCCATTCCGGGCGTCGATGTGGTGCATCTGATCGAGGCTACGCCTGAGTTCTACGAATACCCGATGTGCGATCGCGATCCCCTGCCGCGCTGGTCGCAAGGGCGCGTGACGCTGCTCGGCGATGCCGCCCATCCCATGTATCCGGTCGGCTCGAACGGAGCGAGCCAGGCGATCCTCGATGCGCGCTGCCTCGCCGATTGCCTGGTGCGCGGCGATCACCCGGCGCAGGCGCTGCTTGCCTATGAGCAGGAACGTGTGCCGATGACCGCGGAGATCATCCGGCTCAACCGCAAGGGCGGGCCCGAGGGCGTGATCGATGCGGTCGAGGCGCTGGCGCCCGACGGCTTCCAGCGCATCGAGGACGTGCTCTCCCATGAGCGTCGCAAGGCGATCGTGCGCGGCTATGCCTCGACGGCGGGCTTCGCCAAGGAACAGGTGGCGCGCTCGGCGACCCCTGCGGCCCCGCCCGAGCCGGCCAATAGCAATCGCGCCGCATAG
- a CDS encoding Ketosteroid isomerase-related protein — protein sequence MTDAEAQDFVTRFAAAWAARDGEAFLALWHPEGVLHYPLTDRPIAGHELGRLNDMLQEQAPDVVWQLLDWTQRGDVVIVEWQSTRLGGGRRFDWRGVDKFRLKGGKIMEERVYMDTAPLRAARTGSVNEPLLRL from the coding sequence ATGACCGATGCCGAAGCTCAAGACTTTGTCACAAGATTCGCGGCGGCCTGGGCCGCGCGCGACGGCGAGGCCTTCCTCGCCCTGTGGCATCCCGAGGGCGTGCTCCACTACCCGCTGACCGACCGGCCGATCGCCGGACATGAATTGGGTCGCCTCAACGACATGCTCCAGGAGCAGGCGCCCGATGTGGTCTGGCAGCTGCTGGACTGGACCCAGCGCGGCGATGTGGTGATCGTCGAATGGCAGAGCACCCGTCTCGGCGGGGGAAGGCGCTTCGATTGGCGTGGGGTCGACAAGTTCCGCCTCAAGGGCGGCAAGATCATGGAGGAGCGCGTCTATATGGACACCGCGCCTCTGCGCGCCGCCCGCACGGGCAGCGTCAACGAACCGCTGCTGCGGTTGTGA
- a CDS encoding Enamine deaminase RidA, house cleaning of reactive enamine intermediates, YjgF/YER057c/UK114 family, which translates to MTTMTLRSLGLSLSVALAFTASALADDVVRHVPPGATLPIASAVEVPAGKTTVYVSGMVPPVVDDKADKTTPAAFGDTKTQTVGVLKNIDKTLKGLNLTMGNVVKMQAYLVGDTAKGGRMDFAGFMEGYKEFFGTAEQPNLPSRSVMQVAGLVSPGWLVEIEVTAVRP; encoded by the coding sequence ATGACCACGATGACGCTTCGCAGCCTCGGCCTGTCGCTGTCCGTCGCATTAGCCTTCACGGCCAGCGCGCTTGCCGATGACGTGGTGCGCCATGTGCCGCCGGGCGCGACCTTGCCGATCGCCTCCGCGGTCGAAGTGCCGGCCGGCAAGACCACCGTCTATGTGAGCGGCATGGTGCCGCCGGTGGTCGACGACAAGGCCGACAAGACGACGCCGGCGGCCTTCGGCGACACCAAAACGCAAACGGTCGGCGTCCTCAAGAATATCGACAAGACGCTCAAGGGCCTCAACTTGACGATGGGCAATGTGGTGAAGATGCAGGCCTATCTGGTCGGCGATACCGCCAAGGGCGGCCGCATGGATTTCGCCGGCTTCATGGAAGGCTATAAGGAATTCTTCGGCACGGCCGAGCAGCCCAATCTGCCGTCGCGCTCGGTGATGCAGGTCGCAGGTCTCGTCAGCCCCGGCTGGCTGGTCGAGATCGAGGTCACGGCGGTTCGCCCCTGA
- a CDS encoding mandelate racemase produces MSKLVLTISKIRARAIDVPLRRVMRTAMGTIPSAPLVLVDVETREGITGHSYLFTYTPLALKPVVSLLESIGAELAGQPVAPLERMQAFDRRFRLLGWQGLVGMAVSGLDMAFWDALGQAAEAPVARLLGAEPRPLQAYESFGIIDLKADRSDLLAAVDQGFRAIKVKLGEGDLARDVATISGLRDLIGGDVTLMIDYNQSLDPAVACRRLERLAAYDILWAEEPVRAEDLAGHAAVRKGQPIRIQIGENWWFPRAASDAIAAGASDFAMLDVMKIGGVTGWMRAAALAEAASLPVSSHAFVEASAHLLAATPTAHFLEHLDKASVILREPCLPQHGMVTAKGPGLGLQWDEEAVSRFAA; encoded by the coding sequence ATGAGCAAGCTTGTCCTGACGATCAGCAAGATCCGCGCCCGCGCCATCGACGTGCCTTTGCGGCGCGTCATGCGCACCGCGATGGGCACCATCCCGTCGGCGCCGCTGGTGCTCGTCGACGTCGAGACGCGCGAGGGCATTACCGGGCACAGCTATCTGTTCACCTATACGCCGCTGGCGCTCAAGCCGGTGGTGTCGCTTCTCGAGAGCATCGGCGCAGAGCTTGCCGGGCAGCCCGTGGCGCCGCTCGAGCGGATGCAGGCCTTCGACCGCAGGTTTCGCCTGCTCGGCTGGCAAGGCCTCGTTGGGATGGCTGTCTCAGGCCTCGACATGGCGTTCTGGGATGCGCTCGGCCAGGCCGCCGAGGCGCCTGTGGCGCGGTTGCTTGGTGCCGAGCCGCGCCCGCTCCAGGCCTATGAGAGTTTCGGCATCATCGACTTGAAGGCTGATCGGTCGGATCTCCTCGCCGCTGTCGATCAGGGTTTCCGCGCCATCAAGGTCAAGCTCGGCGAGGGCGATTTGGCGCGCGATGTCGCGACCATCTCGGGCCTGCGCGATCTCATCGGCGGCGATGTCACCTTGATGATCGACTACAACCAGTCGCTCGATCCGGCGGTGGCCTGCAGGCGTCTGGAGCGCCTTGCCGCCTATGACATCCTCTGGGCCGAGGAGCCGGTGCGCGCCGAGGATCTCGCCGGCCACGCCGCTGTGCGCAAGGGCCAACCGATCCGCATCCAGATCGGCGAGAATTGGTGGTTCCCGCGCGCCGCATCAGATGCGATCGCGGCTGGCGCCAGCGATTTCGCCATGCTTGACGTGATGAAGATCGGCGGCGTCACCGGCTGGATGCGGGCTGCCGCATTGGCGGAAGCGGCGTCCCTGCCGGTGTCGAGCCACGCCTTCGTCGAAGCGAGCGCCCATCTCCTCGCCGCGACACCGACCGCGCATTTCCTCGAGCATCTCGACAAGGCGAGCGTCATCCTGCGCGAGCCTTGCCTGCCGCAACACGGCATGGTCACGGCGAAAGGGCCGGGCCTCGGCCTGCAATGGGACGAGGAGGCCGTCTCGCGCTTTGCCGCCTGA